Proteins encoded in a region of the Zea mays cultivar B73 chromosome 2, Zm-B73-REFERENCE-NAM-5.0, whole genome shotgun sequence genome:
- the LOC732785 gene encoding pyruvate, phosphate dikinase regulatory protein, chloroplastic, with amino-acid sequence MIGCAKPLAAPLQAWARPPSPAGRRLPPSFCAPDTSPALTRAVESPGQSQSDDAPPPRSGEAASSLAPRASSHLDRWSRSRALRSGHRPALNRAALSSASVSAPPVIKSPRPEDAAVAVEDGEDDDVCEAERDAAAGKAIYIVSDGTGWTAEHSVNAALGQFENCLADRGCAVNTHLFSLIDDMDRLIEVIKQAAKEGALVLYTLADPSMAEATKKACDFWGVPCTDVLRPTVEAIASHIGVAPSGIPRSSPSRNGRLSEDYFQRIDAIDFTIKQDDGALPQNLYRADIVLAGVSRTGKTPLSIYLAQKGYKVANVPIVMGVDLPKSLFEINQDKVFGLTINPAILQAIRKTRAKTLGFDGRQSNYAEMDHVRQELVHANQIFAQNPSWPVIAVTGKAIEETAAVILGILHDRKQKCSMPRISKRY; translated from the exons ATGATTGGGTGCGccaagccgctcgcggcgccgctgCAGGCATGGGCTCGCCCGCCGTCTCCCGCCGGTCGCCGCCTCCCCCCCTCGTTCTGCGCCCCTGACACCTCCCCAGCTCTCACCCGCGCCGTCGAGAGCCCAGGCCAGTCTCAGTCTGACGACGCCCCGCCACCACGCTCGGGTGAGGCCGCCTCGTCCCTGGCGCCGCGCGCGAGCTCGCATCTCGACCGATGGTCCCGGTCGCGGGCGCTGCGGTCGGGCCACCGGCCGGCGCTGAACCGCGCGGCTCTCTCCTCGGCCTCGGTCTCGGCGCCGCCGGTGATCAAGTCGCCGCGGCCCGAGGACGCTGCCGTGGCGGTGGAGGATGGCGAGGACGACGACGTGTGCGAGGCCGAGAGGGACGCCGCGGCCGGGAAGGCCATCTACATAGTGTCAGACGGGACCGGGTGGACCGCGGAGCACTCGGTGAACGCCGCGCTCGGACAGTTCGAGAACTGCCTCGCCGACCGCGGCTGCGCTGTCAACACCCACCTCTTCTCCTTG ATTGACGACATGGATCGACTTATTGAGGTAATAAAGCAAGCAGCAAAGGAAGGGGCACTGGTTCTCTACACCCTTGCCGATCCTTCAATGGCCGAGGCGACTAAGAAGGCCTGCGATTTCTGGGGTGTTCCATGCACCGATGTTCTTCGGCCTACTGTCGAAGCCATTGCCTCTCACATCGGTGTTGCTCCATCTGGAATTCCACGAAGCTCTCCGAGTCGAAATGGTCGGCTATCAGAGGATTACTTCCAACGGATCGATGCTATCGATTTCACCATCAAACAAGACGACGGGGCTCTGCCACAGAACCTCTACCGCGCAGACATCGTGCTTGCCGGCGTTTCGCGTACAGGGAAGACGCCACTGTCGATATACCTAGCTCAAAAGGGATACAAGGTGGCAAATGTCCCAATCGTGATGGGAGTGGACCTTCCAAAGTCCCTTTTTGAGATCAACCAGGACAAGGTTTTTGGACTGACAATAAACCCAGCGATCCTTCAGGCGATTAGAAAGACCAGGGCCAAGACTCTAGGTTTTGATGGGCGTCAGAGCAATTACGCTGAGATGGACCATGTGAGGCAGGAACTGGTCCATGCGAATCAAATCTTTGCTCAGAATCCATCGTGGCCAGTCATTG CGGTCACTGGAAAAGCTATCGAGGAAACAGCTGCTGTCATCTTGGGGATCCTCCATGACAGGAAGCAGAAGTGCTCCATGCCACGCATATCAAAACGATACTAG